A genome region from Gigantopelta aegis isolate Gae_Host chromosome 3, Gae_host_genome, whole genome shotgun sequence includes the following:
- the LOC121368714 gene encoding zinc finger MYM-type protein 1-like: protein MDIKKFFTAIPRHAQTLLRVGTTPDSNVEVVGEDVKEKTEKRVTSQTRLPILPPVPYQPRDVNCMPVQRLAKRTLCFQRAWFDSFPWLHFDANVSGVLCFACAKAACMDLAGMARCSEDTFVSKGFCNWKKAIEKFKIHEKTSAHMISHSNLKFRSSNNDVDAQLSTHHLEEETKARNALLKIVTTVQYLAQQGLAISGKESSDGNFMKLLELRSNDDVVLQRWLTRTTSYTSVAVQNELLKIMAHMVLRNICKNVGLFAVIVDGTQDIQGVEQEAICVRYIDDAYDVHEDFIGLYSVSETTGASLSNMLQDALLRLNLPITHLRAQTYDGASNMSGKYQGCQALIKKVQPLANYTHCGAHITHLICAKAIESAPFLRDALNVVQELGGFYNSSGKFKNLYLDLQVMDDSPSPSRLKPLCPTRWLSRGIAVRAVLSNYAHVLEALNEASSTFGSSTAARANGIHSLLSTAKCVLGLVASLPVIECLEKFNTVLQGAETTVDGMLAAASVVSKNLLFYRRDINMEFHAIFETATDKIRELNIEPISLPRTRKIPRRYNDGEKSHTHTSSEEFFRVQYVAAVDSAVANIDAFFTSTDLTSYKQLSDMLTTGVVDEDVVSRYPELSESLQQELTFFCRQYEHSSVDNVRITFRTNKMRRRVLIVWIKRMLHVTIWMKMVKSKKPQIKQMPPVTQTLPGMKKTAVRDVTCSVIIPK, encoded by the coding sequence ATGGACATTAAAAAGTTCTTCACTGCCATACCACGCCATGCCCAGACTCTGTTGCGAGTAGGGACGACACCGGATTCAAATGTCGAAGTTGTTGGTGAAgatgttaaagaaaaaacagagaaaagaGTCACTTCTCAGACACGGTTGCCCATCTTACCGCCAGTGCCGTACCAGCCACGGGACGTCAACTGCATGCCGGTGCAACGGCTCGCTAAACGAACGCTATGTTTTCAGCGCGCGTGGTTCGATAGCTTTCCATGGCTCCACTTTGACGCTAACGTTAGCGGAGTACTCTGCTTTGCTTGTGCTAAAGCAGCATGCATGGACTTGGCCGGCATGGCGCGGTGTTCAGAGGACACATTTGTTTCCAAGGGATTTTGCAACTGGAAGAAGGCAATTGAGAAATTCAAAATCCACGAAAAGACATCTGCACATATGATTTCTCATAGCAACCTGAAATTCCGGTCTTCCAACAACGACGTTGACGCACAGTTAAGTACGCACCATCTTGAAGAAGAAACGAAGGCGCGCAACGCTCTGCTGAAGATTGTGACGACCGTCCAGTATCTAGCGCAGCAGGGACTGGCAATAAGCGGCAAAGAGTCAAGCGACGGTAACTTCATGAAGTTGTTAGAGCTGCGGAGCAACGATGACGTCGTGTTACAGAGGTGGTTGACACGCACAACTTCATACACAAGCGTTGCCGTGCAAAACGAACTGTTAAAAATCATGGCACACATGGTGCTGCGAAATATTTGCAAGAACGTGGGCCTTTTTGCAGTCATTGTCGACGGAACCCAAGACATCCAAGGCGTTGAACAGGAGGCAATATGCGTGCGATATATAGACGACGCTTACGACGTTCACGAGGACTTTATCGGTCTGTACAGCGTATCTGAGACGACTGGTGCCAGCCTCAGCAATATGCTGCAAGACGCGTTGCTCAGACTCAACCTCCCAATCACGCATCTGAGAGCGCAAACGTATGACGGAGCCAGCAATATGTCGGGCAAATACCAAGGCTGCCAAGCACTGATCAAGAAAGTACAACCACTGGCAAACTACACGCATTGCGGTGCACACATCACGCACCTCATCTGTGCGAAGGCCATCGAGAGTGCACCGTTCCTTCGCGATGCTCTTAACGTGGTGCAGGAACTGGGCGGCTTCTACAACTCATCaggcaaatttaaaaatttgtacCTCGATCTGCAAGTTATGGATGATAGCCCTTCCCCTTCACGCCTGAAGCCGCTTTGTCCAACACGCTGGCTGTCACGTGGGATTGCCGTTAGAGCCGTCCTTAGCAACTACGCACACGTGCTGGAGGCACTGAATGAGGCATCATCTACATTTGGCAGCAGCACAGCAGCGAGGGCTAACGGCATTCACAGCCTCCTGTCTACCGCGAAATGTGTACTTGGTCTGGTTGCATCTCTCCCAGTGATCGAATGCCTCGAAAAATTCAACACAGTGCTACAAGGGGCAGAGACAACTGTTGATGGGATGCTAGCTGCTGCATCTGTTGTTAGCAAGAACCTTCTGTTTTATCGGCGCGACATAAACATGGAGTTCCACGCGATTTTTGAGACGGCAACTGACAAAATTCGAGAACTGAACATTGAGCCAATCTCCTTGCCGCGCACTCGGAAAATTCCACGACGATACAATGACGGCGAAAAATCCCACACGCACACCAGCTCAGAGGAGTTCTTCCGTGTGCAGTATGTGGCGGCAGTTGACAGTGCTGTTGCTAACATTGATGCCTTCTTCACCTCTACGGACTTGACCTCATACAAGCAGTTGTCCGACATGCTCACCACCGGTGTCGTAGACGAAGACGTCGTTTCTCGCTACCCCGAACTGTCTGAATCACTGCAGCAGGAGCTGACATTCTTCTGCCGACAGTACGAGCACTCCAGCGTGGACAATGTGCGCATCACATTTCGCA